From the genome of Spinacia oleracea cultivar Varoflay chromosome 2, BTI_SOV_V1, whole genome shotgun sequence, one region includes:
- the LOC110785503 gene encoding 3beta,22alpha-dihydroxysteroid 3-dehydrogenase isoform X2 translates to MIPILVLQLQITFALTVKLLLSSDPCEWTESLRQEFLLIAEGFWSIPIPSISISYNRAIKAKEKVVESLSLVVEERRRAMEEGERKNDVLGAILDEKAGNEHSNEMIVDLLVSLLLAGYETTSSAMTLSVKFLTENPRALSELKEEQDKIRAQKGDDNEPLVWNDYKSMPFTQCVISETLRVSNIVGGIFRRTLSDVQLNGYTIPKGWKIFAALRGPHMNDEYFKDARTFNPWRWQSDAEKTPANVFIPFGGGPRLCPGYELSRVSISVFLHHLVTNYSWEPAEKDKVVFFPFTGTQKRYPIYVKRN, encoded by the exons ATGATTCCTATTCTGGTCCTTCAGCTACAG ATTACATTTGCATTAACAGTAAAGCTTTTATTGAGCTCTGACCCTTGTGAATGGACTGAGAGTCTTAGACAAGAGTTTCTTCTTATTGCGGAAGGCTTCTGGAGCATTCCCATACCTTCCATCTCTATCTCTTACAATAGAGCAATCAAA GCTAAGGAGAAAGTAGTGGAGTCATTGAGCTTAGTGGTAGAGGAGAGGAGAAGGGCAAtggaggaaggagagagaaagaacgaCGTATTAGGGGCAATTCTGGACGAGAAGGCCGGCAATGAACATTCCAATGAGATGATAGTGGATTTATTGGTGTCTTTGCTGTTGGCAGGCTATGAGACCACCTCCTCAGCAATGACTCTGTCAGTCAAATTTTTAACCGAGAATCCTCGTGCTCTTTCCGAACTCAAG GAAGAACAAGATAAGATCAGAGCTCAGAAGGGGGATGATAATGAGCCGTTGGTATGGAATGATTACAAATCAATGCCCTTCACTCAGTGT GTTATAAGTGAGACTTTGCGAGTTTCTAATATTGTCGGAGGCATATTTAGGCGTACCCTATCTGATGTCCAACTGAACG GCTATACAATACCAAAGGGATGGAAAATATTTGCAGCACTTAGGGGGCCACATATGAATGATGAATACTTTAAGGATGCTCGAACGTTCAATCCTTGGAGATGGCAG AGTGATGCAGAAAAGACCCCCGCTAATGTTTTTATTCCATTTGGGGGAGGCCCAAGGTTGTGCCCTGGCTATGAGCTTTCTAGGGTATCGATATCTGTCTTCCTTCACCACCTCGTTACAAATTATAG TTGGGAGCCTGCAGAGAAGGATAAGGTAGTCTTTTTTCCCTTCACTGGAACTCAGAAGCGGTACCCTATCTATGTGAAGAGGAACTGA
- the LOC110785503 gene encoding 3beta,22alpha-dihydroxysteroid 3-dehydrogenase isoform X1, with protein sequence MDLSFVVMVTFFISLLSIPFLFFTLYRRHPNTLPPGQMGLPFIGETLQLISAFKTENPEPFTDDRVSRFGSIFMTHIFGEPTIYSVDSEVNRFILNNEGKLFECSYPSMISNLHGKYSLLIMKGSLHKKMHSLTVNFIKSALTRGQLLLHMDTLMRSYMDSWSPKILLMEETKKITFALTVKLLLSSDPCEWTESLRQEFLLIAEGFWSIPIPSISISYNRAIKAKEKVVESLSLVVEERRRAMEEGERKNDVLGAILDEKAGNEHSNEMIVDLLVSLLLAGYETTSSAMTLSVKFLTENPRALSELKEEQDKIRAQKGDDNEPLVWNDYKSMPFTQCVISETLRVSNIVGGIFRRTLSDVQLNGYTIPKGWKIFAALRGPHMNDEYFKDARTFNPWRWQSDAEKTPANVFIPFGGGPRLCPGYELSRVSISVFLHHLVTNYSWEPAEKDKVVFFPFTGTQKRYPIYVKRN encoded by the exons ATGGACCTCTCTTTCGTTGTCATGGTCACCTTCTTCATCTCTCTCCTTTCTATCCCTTTCCTCTTCTTCACTCTTTACCGCCGGCATCCAAACACGCTCCCTCCAGGTCAAATGGGTCTCCCCTTCATCGGGGAGACCCTCCAACTGATATCGGCCTTTAAAACTGAAAACCCCGAGCCTTTCACCGATGACCGTGTGAGCCGGTTCGGGTCCATCTTCATGACCCATATATTCGGCGAGCCTACAATCTACAGCGTTGATTCAGAGGTCAATCGTTTTATTCTTAACAATGAAGGCAAGTTGTTTGAGTGTAGTTACCCAAGTATGATATCCAATTTACATGGGAAATACTCACTGCTTATAATGAAAGGAAGTTTGCATAAAAAAATGCACTCTCTTActgtgaattttattaaatctgCTCTCACTCGCGGCCAACTTTTGCTTCATATGGATACCTTGATGCGTTCTTATATGGACTCTTGGTCTCCCAAAATTTTGCTCATGGAGGAAACCAAGAAG ATTACATTTGCATTAACAGTAAAGCTTTTATTGAGCTCTGACCCTTGTGAATGGACTGAGAGTCTTAGACAAGAGTTTCTTCTTATTGCGGAAGGCTTCTGGAGCATTCCCATACCTTCCATCTCTATCTCTTACAATAGAGCAATCAAA GCTAAGGAGAAAGTAGTGGAGTCATTGAGCTTAGTGGTAGAGGAGAGGAGAAGGGCAAtggaggaaggagagagaaagaacgaCGTATTAGGGGCAATTCTGGACGAGAAGGCCGGCAATGAACATTCCAATGAGATGATAGTGGATTTATTGGTGTCTTTGCTGTTGGCAGGCTATGAGACCACCTCCTCAGCAATGACTCTGTCAGTCAAATTTTTAACCGAGAATCCTCGTGCTCTTTCCGAACTCAAG GAAGAACAAGATAAGATCAGAGCTCAGAAGGGGGATGATAATGAGCCGTTGGTATGGAATGATTACAAATCAATGCCCTTCACTCAGTGT GTTATAAGTGAGACTTTGCGAGTTTCTAATATTGTCGGAGGCATATTTAGGCGTACCCTATCTGATGTCCAACTGAACG GCTATACAATACCAAAGGGATGGAAAATATTTGCAGCACTTAGGGGGCCACATATGAATGATGAATACTTTAAGGATGCTCGAACGTTCAATCCTTGGAGATGGCAG AGTGATGCAGAAAAGACCCCCGCTAATGTTTTTATTCCATTTGGGGGAGGCCCAAGGTTGTGCCCTGGCTATGAGCTTTCTAGGGTATCGATATCTGTCTTCCTTCACCACCTCGTTACAAATTATAG TTGGGAGCCTGCAGAGAAGGATAAGGTAGTCTTTTTTCCCTTCACTGGAACTCAGAAGCGGTACCCTATCTATGTGAAGAGGAACTGA